The Alphaproteobacteria bacterium genome contains a region encoding:
- the hemB gene encoding porphobilinogen synthase has translation MAIKYGRPIDYRPRPVEVETPAATAPLDLTTRMRRNRKSEWARRMVRENVLTADDLIWPLFVVAGKNTRVPVASMPGVERLSVDQAVREAVRAAELDIPCIALFPYTDPNLRDEAGNEALNPDNLVCQAIRAIKKEVPDIGILCDVALDPYTSHGHDGLMRGDQIVNDETVAVLVKQALVEAEAGCDIIAPSDMMDGRVGAIRTALDEAGYTDVQIMAYAAKYASAFYGPFRDAVGSSKTLTGDKRTYQIDPSNSDEALREVELDIAEGADMVMVKPGLPYLDIVRRVKDAFGMPTFAYQVSGEYSMIMAAVGNGWLDHDRAMLESLTAFKRAGADGVLTYFAPMAAEKLKSHT, from the coding sequence ATGGCGATCAAATACGGCCGCCCGATCGACTACCGCCCGCGCCCTGTCGAGGTTGAGACCCCCGCGGCTACGGCGCCGCTCGACCTCACGACGCGCATGCGGCGCAACCGCAAGTCCGAATGGGCGCGGCGCATGGTGCGCGAGAACGTGCTCACCGCGGACGACCTGATCTGGCCGCTGTTCGTTGTCGCGGGCAAGAATACGCGCGTGCCGGTCGCCTCGATGCCGGGGGTCGAGCGGCTCTCGGTCGATCAGGCGGTGCGCGAGGCGGTGCGCGCCGCCGAACTCGATATCCCTTGCATCGCGCTGTTTCCGTACACCGACCCGAACCTGCGCGATGAAGCCGGCAACGAAGCGCTCAACCCGGACAATCTGGTCTGTCAGGCAATCCGCGCCATCAAGAAGGAGGTGCCGGACATCGGCATTCTTTGCGACGTGGCGCTCGATCCTTATACGAGCCACGGCCATGACGGCCTGATGCGCGGTGACCAGATCGTCAACGACGAGACGGTCGCGGTGCTGGTGAAGCAGGCGCTGGTCGAGGCGGAAGCCGGCTGCGACATCATCGCGCCGTCCGACATGATGGATGGCCGCGTCGGCGCGATCCGCACAGCGCTCGACGAGGCGGGCTACACCGACGTGCAGATCATGGCCTACGCGGCGAAGTATGCCTCGGCCTTCTACGGCCCGTTCCGCGACGCGGTCGGCTCGTCGAAGACGCTGACCGGGGACAAGCGCACCTACCAGATCGATCCGTCCAATTCGGACGAAGCCTTACGCGAGGTCGAGCTCGACATCGCGGAGGGTGCCGACATGGTGATGGTGAAGCCGGGCCTGCCCTATCTCGACATCGTGCGGCGCGTGAAGGATGCGTTCGGCATGCCGACCTTCGCCTATCAGGTGTCGGGCGAGTATTCGATGATCATGGCGGCGGTCGGAAACGGCTGGCTCGATCACGATCGCGCCATGCTGGAGAGCCTCACGGCCTTCAAGCGCGCCGGAGCGGACGGGGTGCTGACCTATTTCGCCCCAATGGCGGCGGAGAAGCTGAAAAGCCACACCTAG
- a CDS encoding FAD-dependent oxidoreductase, protein MAENKKPDLTKGVSLADIADGGSLLGQVGDEAVLLVRQGAEVFAIAPECTHYHGPLAEGVVADGTVRCPWHHACFDLRTGEALHAPALSPVACWKLERQGDTVTVREKIEQPRPRGKASTAPNRIVIVGGGAAGFAAAEMLRRQGYQNAITMLSSDDSPPVDRPNLSKDYLAGSAPEDWLPLRGDDFYKENNIDLRLNTEVGKVDVRGNAVTLKDGSTVPYDRLLLATGAEPVRLPIPGADLPHVHTLRSLADCRAIIKAADGAKRAVVIGASFIGLEVAASLRARKLEVHVLAPEKRPLERVFGPQMGDFIRKLHEEHGVVFHLEDSSEAIAGSQVKLKSGGTLDADLVVVGVGVRPRLALAEAAGLAIDRGVTVDAQLQTSAPNIFAAGDIARWPDPHTGDNIRVEHWVVAERQGQTAALNMMGAALPYTAVPFFWSQHYDIPINYVGHAEKWDDLAIEGDIPNKDCVLRYRRNGKTLAVASIFRDKESLEAEIAMERAA, encoded by the coding sequence ATGGCAGAGAACAAGAAGCCCGACCTGACCAAAGGCGTTTCCCTCGCCGATATCGCGGACGGCGGCTCTCTCCTCGGGCAGGTCGGCGACGAGGCCGTGCTGCTGGTTCGCCAAGGCGCGGAGGTCTTCGCGATCGCGCCGGAGTGCACGCACTATCACGGACCGCTCGCCGAGGGCGTCGTCGCGGACGGGACAGTGCGCTGCCCCTGGCATCACGCCTGTTTCGATCTGCGCACCGGCGAGGCGCTGCATGCCCCGGCACTGAGCCCCGTGGCGTGCTGGAAGCTCGAGCGGCAGGGCGACACCGTCACGGTGCGCGAGAAGATCGAGCAGCCGCGGCCGCGCGGCAAGGCATCCACCGCGCCGAACCGGATCGTGATCGTCGGCGGGGGCGCGGCCGGCTTTGCGGCGGCCGAGATGCTGCGCCGGCAGGGCTATCAGAACGCCATCACGATGCTGAGCAGTGACGACTCGCCGCCGGTCGATCGTCCGAACCTGTCGAAGGATTACCTCGCTGGCAGCGCGCCCGAGGACTGGCTGCCGCTGCGCGGCGACGACTTCTACAAAGAAAACAACATCGACCTCCGGCTGAACACCGAGGTCGGCAAGGTCGACGTTCGTGGCAATGCCGTCACGCTCAAGGACGGCAGCACCGTGCCGTACGACCGCCTGCTGCTCGCGACTGGCGCGGAGCCGGTGCGGCTGCCCATTCCCGGCGCGGACCTGCCGCATGTGCACACGCTCCGCTCGCTCGCCGACTGCCGCGCGATCATCAAGGCGGCGGACGGCGCAAAACGCGCGGTCGTGATCGGCGCGAGTTTCATCGGCCTCGAGGTCGCGGCCTCGCTGCGGGCCCGCAAGCTCGAGGTGCACGTGCTCGCGCCCGAGAAGCGCCCGCTGGAGCGCGTGTTTGGGCCGCAGATGGGCGACTTCATCCGCAAGCTGCACGAAGAGCATGGTGTGGTCTTCCATCTGGAAGACAGCTCCGAGGCGATCGCCGGAAGCCAGGTGAAGCTCAAAAGCGGCGGCACACTCGATGCCGATCTCGTGGTGGTCGGTGTCGGCGTGCGCCCGCGCCTCGCGCTCGCGGAAGCTGCGGGGCTTGCGATCGACCGCGGCGTGACGGTCGACGCCCAATTGCAAACCAGCGCGCCGAATATCTTCGCCGCCGGCGACATCGCACGATGGCCCGACCCGCACACCGGCGACAACATCCGGGTCGAGCACTGGGTGGTGGCCGAGCGACAGGGCCAGACCGCCGCGCTGAACATGATGGGGGCAGCCCTGCCCTACACCGCGGTGCCGTTCTTCTGGAGCCAGCACTACGACATCCCGATCAACTATGTTGGCCATGCCGAGAAATGGGACGACCTCGCGATCGAAGGGGACATCCCGAACAAGGATTGCGTGCTGCGCTACCGCCGGAACGGCAAGACACTGGCGGTCGCGTCGATCTTCCGCGACAAGGAGAGCCTGGAGGCCGAGATCGCGATGGAACGGGCAGCATGA
- a CDS encoding acyl-CoA dehydrogenase family protein, with the protein MDFELSEEQRAIQDTAREFARAEMMPHARDWDENSTFPVETLRKAAALGFGGIYVKDDVGGSALTRLDATIIFEELAQGCTSTAAYISIHNMAAWMIDAFAGEAQRKRFLPKLCTMGHFASYCLTEPNSGSDAASLKTRAVRDGDTYVLNGAKAFISGGGVSDVYVCMVRTGEGGPRGISCIVVEKGTPGLSYGAQEKKLGWKSQPTAMVNFENCRVPAENLIGVEGQGFKIAMAGLDGGRLNIAACSIGGAQFCLDRTIAYMRERKQFGTRLADFQALAFRVADYATELQAARLMVHHAASAVTNRAPGATRLAAQAKRFATDIGFEAVNGCLQLHGGYGYLRDHPIERVLRDVRVHQILEGTNEVMRLIVSRELLGN; encoded by the coding sequence ATGGATTTTGAACTCTCCGAGGAGCAGCGCGCAATTCAAGACACCGCGAGGGAGTTTGCGCGCGCCGAGATGATGCCACACGCGCGCGATTGGGACGAGAATTCGACCTTTCCGGTCGAGACCTTGCGCAAGGCGGCGGCGCTCGGCTTCGGCGGCATCTATGTGAAGGACGATGTCGGCGGCTCGGCGCTGACGCGCCTCGATGCGACGATCATCTTCGAAGAACTGGCGCAGGGCTGCACCTCGACCGCCGCCTACATTTCGATCCACAACATGGCGGCCTGGATGATCGACGCCTTCGCCGGCGAGGCGCAGCGCAAGCGCTTCCTGCCGAAGCTCTGCACGATGGGACACTTCGCGAGTTATTGCCTGACCGAGCCGAACTCCGGCTCCGACGCCGCGAGCCTCAAGACCCGCGCGGTGCGCGACGGCGACACGTACGTGCTCAATGGCGCCAAGGCGTTCATTTCGGGCGGCGGCGTCTCCGATGTTTACGTGTGCATGGTGCGCACCGGCGAGGGCGGGCCGCGCGGCATCTCGTGCATCGTGGTCGAGAAGGGAACGCCGGGACTCTCGTACGGCGCGCAGGAGAAGAAGCTTGGCTGGAAGTCGCAGCCGACCGCGATGGTGAATTTCGAGAATTGCCGCGTGCCGGCCGAAAACCTGATCGGGGTGGAAGGGCAGGGGTTCAAGATCGCAATGGCGGGGCTCGACGGCGGGCGGCTCAATATCGCGGCCTGCTCGATCGGCGGCGCGCAGTTCTGCCTCGACCGCACCATCGCGTACATGCGCGAGCGCAAGCAGTTCGGTACGCGGCTTGCCGACTTCCAGGCGCTGGCGTTTCGGGTCGCCGACTACGCGACTGAGCTGCAGGCCGCACGCCTGATGGTGCACCACGCAGCGAGTGCGGTGACGAACCGCGCGCCCGGCGCAACGCGCCTTGCCGCCCAGGCGAAGCGTTTTGCGACCGACATTGGGTTCGAGGCGGTGAACGGCTGCCTGCAACTGCATGGCGGCTACGGTTACCTGCGCGATCAT